Proteins from a genomic interval of Centroberyx gerrardi isolate f3 chromosome 23, fCenGer3.hap1.cur.20231027, whole genome shotgun sequence:
- the LOC139917343 gene encoding low affinity immunoglobulin gamma Fc region receptor III-A-like yields MKAASLCLLLLLNSLDSGDARVSLSVTPDRSQFFKYDSFSLSCEEEEEQREEEEESAAWRVMKRMEDGEVESCRSSTCSITDAYPSTDSGVYWCETGLGETSNSVNITVTAGSVILESPALPVMEGDAVTLKCRNKTTPSNLPADFYKDGLLIRTGSTGEMTIRSVSKSDEGLYKCRVSHLGDSPESWLAVRAPPPAALLSVSRLICHLAVGTPYLLSTIILGLIYRDRRRAQQADEVKRTSDDVIMEIVT; encoded by the exons atgaaggcagcatctctctgtcttcttctgt TGCTGAATTCACTGGATTCAGGTGATGCTCGAG tctctctgtccgtcACGCCCGACAGATCTCAGTTCTTTAAATATGACAGTTTCTCCCTGAGctgcgaggaagaggaggagcagagggaggaagaggaggagtcagCTGCATGGagagtgatgaagaggatggaGGACGGAGAG GTGGAGTCGTGTCGGTCGTCGACCTGCAGCATCACGGACGCCTACCCGTCCACAGACAGCGGAGTCTACTGGTGTGAAACCGGACTGGGAGAGACCAGCAACTCCGTCAACATCACCGTCACCG ctggctctgtgatcctggaGAGTCCTGCCCTtcctgtgatggagggagatgcTGTGACTCTGAAGTGTAGAAACAAGACGACTCCCTCCAACCTCCCAGCTGATTTCTATAAAGATGGCCTCCTCATCAGGACCGGCTCTACAGGAGAGATGACCATCCGCAGTGTTTCTAAATCTGACGAGGGCCTCTACAAGTGCCGTGTCTCTCACCTCGGTGATTCTCCAgagagctggctggctgtgagag ctccgcctccagctgccctcctgtctgtctccagacTGATATGTCATCTAGCGGTGGGAACTCCTTACCTGCTGTCCACCATCATACTGGGACTCATAtacagagacaggaggagag ctcAGCAGGCCGATGAGGTGAAGCGGACatctgatgatgtcatcatggAAATAGTCACCTGA
- the LOC139917342 gene encoding arfaptin-1-like, with protein MMMEEEEEEQRGGAGIPEEEEEEGSEVTEVTPPREANRNWNHSNDVVTSCPTEASPEIATETEQSEDPAVTPQKPGSGPVVIRGNKNLASEKLERVRKWSISTYKCTRQVLSEKMGRGSRTVDLDLEPRLELLLDDRRRYDQVTKLTQTLANQLAQVTITQKTLGDAFADLSLKTPTLHVEFGLNAEAQRFLSKSGETLTTAVNSFTTDMNTLINKTIEDTLINVKQYEAARIEYDAYRCDLEELNLGPRDNNTLPKLEQAQRTFQNQREKYQKTRDDLSVKLKLLEENKVKVLNSQLLLLHSAAASHSSSCHQFLQRNLRQAAELAHPSLDAPSWLEDS; from the exons atgatgatggaggaggaggaggaggagcagagaggaggagccgGCATCCc agaggaggaggaggaggaggggtcagaggtcacagaggtCACTCCTCCCAGG GAAGCAAACAGGAACTGGAACCACTCCAACGACGTTGTCACTTCCTGTCCGACCGAGGCCAGCCCAGAGATCGCCACGGAAACGGAACAGAGTGAAG ACCCAGCAGTGACCCCTCAGAAACCAGGAAGTGGGCCGGTGGTCATCCGCGGCAACAAGAACCTGGCCAGCGAGAAGCTGGAGAGAGTCCGCAAGTGGAGCATCTCTACGtataag tgCACCAGGCAGGTTCTGTCAGAGAAGATGGGTCGTGGTTCTCGCACGGTGGATCTGGACCTGGAGCCTcgtctggagctgctgctggacgaCCGCCGGCGCTACGACCAGGTGACCAAGCTGACCCAGACGCTGGCCAATCAGCTGGCTCAGGTCACGATTACCCAGAAGACCCTGGGGGACGCCTTCGCCGATCTGAGCCTCAAAACACCAACACTGCAT GTGGAGTTTGGTCTGAACGCAGAGGCCCAGAGGTTTCTGTCGAAGAGCGGCGAGACTCTGACGACAGCCGTTAACTCCTTCACCACCGACATGAACACCCTGATCAATAAAACCATCGAGGACACCTTGATCAACGTCAAGCAGTACGAGGCCGCCAG GATCGAGTACGATGCGTACCGCTGCGACCTGGAGGAGCTGAACCTGGGCCCTCGGGACAACAACACCCTGCCCAAACTGGAACAGGCCCAGAGAACCTTCCAGAACCAGAGGGAGAAGTACCAGAAGACCAGAGACGACCTGTCCGTCAAACTcaagctgctggaggagaacaag gtgaagGTCCTCAACTCCCAGCTGCTGTTGCTCCACAGCGCCGCCGCGTCCCACAGCTCCTCCTGTCATCAATTCCTGCAGCGGAACCTCCGGCAGGCAGCAGAACTCGCCCATCCCAGCCTGGACGCCCCGTCCTGGCTGGAGGACAGCTGA